CAGCAACTGGGTCAGCCGCCTGAGTTGGCAACTCACCGCCACGCCCGTACGCACCCCCAGCGTCTCCGCCACGTCCCTCTGCGTCAGGCCTCCGTACCGGCACAACATCCGCGCCGCCACCGCCCGCCACCGGCAATCCCGCCTCCTCGTCCGCAAGGCCTCTTCCGGCAGCCCTGCGATCACCGCCACCATGGCCATGATCCTATCGGCGCGCAACACCCCTGCACGCCGCCGGAAGGACGCATCCTCACGCACAACTCCCTTCCCAAGCAGCGCCGCGTACCTCACCTCCACCTCTTCCCGGAAATCGTCACTCCCAATGCAGTGAACCGACCGTCCCAGCACCGCTGCGAACTCCCCGTCATCCTCCGCCACCCCTGACTCCACAAAGGCTCGATACCTCTCTCCCCGCTTCGTCTTGCTCCCATCCATAAGGTCCATAAGGTCAAGCACTGGATCGTGCTCAACGAAGGCACGCCGTGCCGCCAACCCAACATAGCCCCGGTAGCTGCTCCATGGGTACGTCCGAAGCATCTCCAGCCGTTCAGCCAGGGGCTTCGACCTTACCGCCCCGATCTTTACCGGGTTCAGGTGCACATACCG
This DNA window, taken from bacterium, encodes the following:
- a CDS encoding transposase, which codes for MARKLRVEYRGAIYHVTVRSNGGSVLFKDDKDRWYLLGRIEEAGERHGVRVYLFCLMRNHFHLVLETPRGNLGQFMQGVLTGYGVYYNLRHRSHGHVTQGRYGARLVDGNEYLLKLSRYVHLNPVKIGAVRSKPLAERLEMLRTYPWSSYRGYVGLAARRAFVEHDPVLDLMDLMDGSKTKRGERYRAFVESGVAEDDGEFAAVLGRSVHCIGSDDFREEVEVRYAALLGKGVVREDASFRRRAGVLRADRIMAMVAVIAGLPEEALRTRRRDCRWRAVAARMLCRYGGLTQRDVAETLGVRTGVAVSCQLRRLTQLLESDLELGSVVQRIEKQLDKEQAKSKH